CCCGGGCCAGCGCCCCGGCCAGGGGCAGGACGTGGACCGCAGCCCCGTGGAGATCCCCCGGGAGATGGAGGCCCGGGAGCTGCGCGCCTTCCGCGAAGAGGTGCTGCGGGCCATGCAGGGCCGCTACCCCCGGGACTACGAGGAAGAAGTGGAGCGCTACTACGAAAGGCTGATCCGGTGAGCCGCGCAAATCCAGCTTACCCGGGGGGCTTGGGGTGCCGCGGGCTCCTCGCCCGGGGCCTGGGGGCCCTCCTGGTCGCCCTGGCCCTCGGCGGCCCGGCCCGTTCCCAGGAGACCCCCCCCCAGGAGCCCCCCACTCGGGAAGTCTACGGGCTCTCGGCGGCGGACCTGGGGCTCTACCTGGGCAATACCCTGCTTGGAGCTTGGAGGGTTCCCGAAGCCCGCCGGGTGGTGGACGGCCTTCTCGCGGAAGACCCCGGCGACCCCAACGCCCGGGCCCTGGAGGCCCACGTCTTGTTCTTCGAGGGGCGCTACGCAGATGCCCTGGGGCGACTGGAGAGCCTGGGAGTGACGGGACCCTTCCGGAACCTGGTGGCGGCCACGGCGGAGGCCACCCGGGACTTCCGGTCCCGGACGAGCGCCCACTTCGAGGTCTCCTGGGGCCATCCCAAAGACGAGGTGCTGGCCGACGCGGCCCTGGAAGCCCTGGAGGCGGCCCGGGAAGCCCTGGTGCGGGAGCTCGGGTTCGAGCCCCAGGGCCGGGTGCGGCTCGAGATCTACCCCACCACGGCGTCTTTCACTGCGGTCTCCACCCTCACCCGCCAGGAGGTGGAGACGTCGGGCACCATCGGCCTGTGCAAGTTCGACCGCCTCATGATCACCACGCCCCGGGTGACCGCCTGGGGCTACCGGTGGCGCGACACCCTGTGCCACGAGTACGTGCACCTGGCGCTCTACCGCCTGACCCACGGGGCCGCGCCCATCTGGGTACACGAGGGCATCGCCAAGTACCTGGAGGCGAGCTGGCGGGGGGTGCTGGGGGAGCTGGAGCCCTCCGGGCAGGCGCTGCTCTTCCGGCGCCTGGAAGCCGGCACCCTCATTCCCCTGGAGGCCATGAGTCCCTCGGTGGCCAAGCTTCCCTCGGCCGAAGATACGGCCCTGGCCTTTGCCCAGGTGGGGACCATGATGTCCTTCCTGGAGGAGCGGCGGGGGCCCGGGGCGCTGCGGGGCCTGGTGGAGGAGCTCGGTGGCGGAGCGGGGGACCGGGAGGCACTGGAGACGGCCTGGGGAGACACCTTTGGCTCCTTCGAGGGGGCCTGGAGGGAGTGGGCGGCACGGCTGCCCCTGGAGCGGGAGGCCGTGCAGGTGATCGGCCTGGAGCTCGCCGACCACGGCCAGCCCCTGGACGGGGAGCCCGGCGCCATCGCCGACCCCCAGGCCCGGGACTTCTCCCGCCTGGGCGACATGCTGCGGGCCCGGGGCCGGATGGTGGCGGCCGCGGCGGAGTACCGCAAGGCCTATGCTGCGGCCCCGGCGGCCCCGGGCATCGCCTCGCGCCACGCACTGGGGCTGCTTGCCACCGAGCGCTACGAAGCGGCGGCGCAGGTGGCGGCCGAGGCGCTTCGCCTCTATCCGGACCTGCCGGGCCTGTGGCACCGCAAGGGGGAGGCCCTGCTGGGCCTGGGGCGGTTCGGCGAGGCCGCAGAGGCCCTGGAAGAGGTGCTGGAGATCAACCCCTTCCACGTCCCCGCGAGGGGGGCGCTCCTCCACGCCGCCCGCGCCCTGGGCGACTCCCGCCTGGTTGCCCGGGAGGAGTGGGCGCTGGGGCTGTTGGAAGAGTGAGGCGGGCGTGAAGCGTGAGACGTGAGGCGTGAAACATGCAGGGTGAAGGGTGCAGGGTGAAGGGGAGCCGAGGGTTTCCATAGGTCCCATAGGTCTCATCGGTCCCATACCCCCCCCACGATCCTCAACCCACCACGGACCACGGACCAAGGACAACGGACAACCAGCAACCCAAAGGTACCCCAATGAACCAGACTGGAAGTGAGACCCCGGCGGACCGGGAGCTGGTGGTGGAGGCCGCCCGGGCCCACGCGGAGGTGGCGGCGGAGATCGGCAAGGTGATCGTGGGCCAGCGGGGGGTGGTGGATCTCCTGCTGGTGGCGCTCTTCGCGGGGGGGCACGGCCTCTTCATCGGGGTGCCGGGGCTGGCGAAGACGCTCCTCATCCGCACCCTGGCCGATGCCCTGGCGCTGGACTTCAAGCGCATCCAGTTCACGCCGGACCTCATGCCCAGCGATATCACCGGCACCGAGGTCCTGGAGGAGGACCACGCCACCGGCCGCCGGGCCTTCCGCTTCGTCCGGGGCCCGATCTTCACCAACATCCTCCTGGCCGACGAGATCAACCGCACCTCCCCCAAGACCCAGGCGGCGCTGCTCCAGGCCATGCAGGAGTACAAGGTGAGCGCGGCGGGAGTGGACCATCCCCTGGAGCCGCCCTTCCTCGTCTTCGCCACCCAGAACCCCATCGAGCAGGAGGGCACCTACCCCCTGCCCGAGGCCCAGCTCGACCGGTTCATGTTCGCCATCGAGATGGACTACCCCGACGCCTCCGAGGAGCTGGAGATCGTGCGCAAGACCACCGCGGGCCCGCCCCCGGCGCTTCGCAAGGTGCTCGACCCCGAGCGCATCCGCCTCTTCCGCGAGGCCGTGCCCCGGGTGCCCGTGGCCGACGCGGCGCTGGCCTACGCGGTGCGGCTGGTGCGGGCCACCCGCCCGGGGCCCGAGGCCCCCAAGGCCGTCCAGGAGCTCGTCTCCTGGGGCGCCGGTCCCCGGGCTGCCCAGCACCTGGTGCTGGGGGCCAAGGCCCGGGCGCTCCTTGCGGGCCGCTACGCCGCCGGGCCCGAGGACGTGCGGGCGCTCGTGGTGCCGGCCCTCAAGCACCGGGTAGTGCCGAGCTTCCGGGCCGAGGCCCAGGGGGTAAGCGTGGCGGAGATCCTCGCCCAGGTGGTGGAGTCGGTGTCGGCCGCGTGAGCCCCCTTGCGCCCATGCTCACCCGCGCGGACCTCTTCGACCCGGTCCTGGTGGCCCGCTTGAGCCGCCGGGAGATCCCCGGTCCGCCTTCCCCCTATCCCCATCGGGGGCTGCACCGCAGCGCCCGGCGGGGGGCGAGCCTGGAGTTCTCGGAGCACACCCTGTATGCCCGGGGGGACGACCTGCGGCACCTGGACTGGAAGTTCCTCGCCAAGACCGACCGGTTCCTGGTGAAGCGCTACGAAGACGAGCGCCTCCAGCGCGCCGTGCTCCTGGTGGACGCGAGCCGCTCCATGGTCTACGGGGCGGAGAACGGGGGGCTTCGCTCCTCCAAGTACCACCTGGCCGCCCGCCTGGCGGCGGCCCTGGCCGCGTGCCTCCTGCGCCAGGGCGACGCGGTGGGGGTGCACCTGGCCGGCGGGGAAGAAGGGGTGTGGCTCCCGCCCCGAAGCGGCTCGGCGCAGCTCGGCGCGGTGCTCGAGGTGCTCGGGGGAGCCCGCCCGGCCGGCGAGGCCGCCCTGGGCACGGCCTGCCGGGGTGTGGGGGAGCGGCTCAAGCGCGACGCGGCGGTCTTCGTCTTCTCCGACTTCCTCGACGAAGGGGAGGAGCGCCTCGAAGGAGCGCGGCTCTTGCGGGCCCGGGGCCTGGCCCCCCGGGTGGTGCACCTGCTCCACGCCGAAGAGGTGGACCTCCCCTTCGAGAACACCACCCGCTTCCTGGACCTGGAGGGCCCGGCGAACCTCGTGCTCGATCCCCTACCCCTGCGCCGGGCCTACCGGGAGGAGATCTCCGCCTTCGTCCGGGGCCTGGCCCGGCAGGCCGAGGCCCTGGGGGTGCCCCACGCCTTCCTCAGCGGGGCCGACGACCCGGCTCCGGCGCTGGGCCGGCTCCTGCGCCGGGCCCAGCGGCCCCATCGGGCAGCGAGGCGCTGACCGGCCGTGGACTTTCTTCGTCCGGCCCTCTTGTGGGGTCTCCTGGGGATCGCCGTCCCCATCCTCATCCACCTCCTGGGGCGGCGCCGGGTGCGCACCGTGCCCATTGCCACGCTCCGGTTCCTGGAGCGGGCCCGAGCCCGGGCCTCGGCCCACCTGAAGCTCCGGCGCCTGCTGCTCTTGCTCGCCCGGGCGGCCGCCCTGGGGTGCCTGGCCCTCCTCTATGCCGGGCCGGGGTGCCGGCAGGGCGCAGGGCCCGAGGGGCCCGCCACCTGGGTGCTGCTCCTGGATACCTCCCCCAGCATGGCGGCGAGCCGGGACGGCCGCGTGCCCCTGGAGGACGGCCGCGCCGCCCTCCGGGCCATCCTGGGGGCCGCGATCCCCGGCGACCGGTTTCTCTTCGCCACCACTCGGGATGGGGACCCGGGTTGGCACCAGGGTTTTTCGGCGGACCCGGCCCCGGTGCGCCGGCGCCTGGACGAGGCCGCCATCGCCTTCGGGCCCCACCGGATCGGTGCGGCGGTGGAGACGGCCCGGGCGCTCCTGGAGGGCCTCCCCGGGGGGCGGGTGGCGCTGGCCACCGACCTCCAGGCTTCGGCCTGGTCCGAGCGGGGCGCAGGGAGCGCGCGCGGCGCCGGCGCCCCCGTGCAGGCGATCGACGCCGGCCTGGCTGCCCCGCGAAACGCGTGGGTCGCCGCGATCGACGAAGGGGAAGCGGCGGTGCGGGTGCAGGTGGGCGCCTCGGGGTGGCCTGCGGGGGAGGTGCCGCGGCGCACCGTGCACCTCGCCCTGGGCGACGAGCGGCGTCTCACGGCTTTTCTCGAAGGAACGGAGACCTCGTTTCGCTTCGAGCCCCCGCCCGGCGTGTACGAAGGGGAGGTGCGCCTGGAGCCCGGGGGCGATCTGGCCCTGGACGACCGGGTGGCCTTCGTGGGGCGGGGGCGGGCCGCGACCCGGGTGCTCCTGGTCAACGGCGATCCCTGGGGGTTCGAGATCCGCGACGAGCTCTTCTTCGTGCGGCGGGCCTTTGCCCCGGGCACCCGGCTCGCGGGGGCGTTCCAGGTGCGGGAGGTGCGCCTGGGGGATCTGGTGCCGGCCGATCTGGCGGAGGTGGACGCGGTGCTCTTCGCCAATCCGGGCCCCCTGGGCCCCGAACTGGTGGACGCCGTGCGCCGGCGCCTGGAGGAGGGCGCGGGCGTTGTGGTGACGGCGGGCGACCGGTGGTCCACCTACGAGTCGGCCCAGGGGCTGGAGCCGATCCTGGCGGCGCCGGTGCGCGACGTGGTGACGCTTCGCCCCGACGACGCCTCGCGGCGCCCCTTCGAGGTCCTGGATCTAGCCGGGCTGGCGGGCCCGGCGGCCCTCTTTCGGGACCGGGCGGCGGGAGATCTCTCGGGGGTGCGGGTGGAACGGTACTGGCTCCCCGAAGCCCGGGTGGGGGAGGGGGTGGACGTGTGGATGCGTCTGGAAAACGGCGCCCCCCTCCTGGTGGAGCGCCGGGTGGGCCGGGGGCGCACCCTGCTGCTGGGCACGACGGCAGACCGGGACGGGGCGGACCTCTGCCTCCAGCCCGCCTTCCTCCCCTGGCTCGAGCGGGTGCTCCTGCACGCGGCAGGGCGCCTGCGGCCGCCTCTCGCCCCCTGGGCCACGGCCGGGTACCCCCTGGAGCTCCCCTACGATGTCCCGGTCGCCGTGGACGGGCCCGGCGGCCGCCTCTTCTGGGCGCCCGGGGAGCGCTTCGTTCCCCCGGTTCCCGGGGTGTACCGGATCCGTGCGGGGGAGACCTTCCTGGATGCCTTTGCGGCCCGGATCGACCCCGCCGAGTCGGATCTGACCCGCCTTGCGCCGGAGGAGGTCGAGGCCCGCCTCGGCCCCGGGGCGGGCACGGCGGGGGCAGCGGCTGGGGCCGGGCCGTTTTCGGGCCGCAGGGACGTCTCGGCGTGGCTCGCCGCCGCCCTCCTGGGCGCGCTGGTGCTCGAAGCCGTGCTCTCCGGTCGGTGGCGACGGGTGCGGGGCGTGGGGGAGCTGGGTTTGGAAGGGGGAAGGATGAAGGGGGAAGGATGAAGAAGACCGGATGGTCGCGCCGGGAGGTGCTGCTGGCGCTGGCGGGGGGCGGTGCCGGGCTCCTGGCCGGGGCGGGGTGGCCCGGGCGGGGGGAGGCCTACGGCCGCAGGGACTACTTCACCTGGGCCCAGCTGCGCTACCCGGGGTCTTGGGACCCCAGCCCCCGGGCGGCCGAGCGCTTTCTCGAGGCCCTGCGCCGGCGCACCAGCGTGGAGCCCGAGCCCCGGCGGCGGGTCGTGGACGTGGGGAGCCCCGAGCTCTTCGCGCTCCCCTTCCTGTACGTGGGGGGCAGGGGGAGCTTCCCCAGCCTGGGCGCGGAGGCCGAGGGGTGGCTTCGCCGCTACCTGGAGCACGGAGGATTCGTGCTCTTCGACGATGCGACCGGGGTGGCGGACTCGGGGTTTGCCCAGGGGGTGGCCGAGACCCTGGGCCGGGTGCTCCCGGGCCGGGGCCTCGAGCCGCTGCCGGCCGACCACACGGCCTTCCAGAGCTTCTATCTGCTGCGAGACGTGCCCGGGCGAAAGCTCGTGCGGCCGTTTCTATACGGAATCGACCTTGAAGACCTGACCCCGGCCGTCCTGTGCCCCAACGACCTGGGGGGAGCTTTCGACGGGGACCCCCTGGGCGGCTACACCCACCCCTGCACCCCCGGGGGGGAGCGCCAGCGGGAGATGACCTTCCGGCTGGGGGTCAACCTGGCAATGTACGCCCTGACCGGCAACTACAAGAAGGATCAGGTGCACATCCCCTTCATCCTGAAGCGGAGGCAGCGGTGACCGGGGAAGGGGCGTGGGTGCTCCTGAACGGTCACCCCGGGTGGATCGCGGCCCTGGCCGTCCTGGGGGCGCTGGCGGTGGTCTCGGGCCTCCACTCCAGCCGGGGGCTCCCCCCGGCGCGCCGGGCGCTGCTGCTGGGGGTACGCCTCGCGGCGGTGGTGGCCGTGGCCGCCGCGGTGCTGCGCCCGGCCCGGGAGGTGGACCTCACCCGGGCCAAGCGCTCGCCCCTTGCGGTGGTCCTGGACACCTCGCGGAGCATGGCCCTGGGGCCCCAGGCGCCCGGGCCCGCGCTCCAGCGCTGGCTCGCCGAGGCGGACCTGGGCCGGGATCTGGGGGCCTTCTACCGCGTGGAGCTGCTGGGGCTGGGGGATCCGCCCCCGGTCCGCGACCCCGCCGAGCCCGCCGAGGGGGGGACGTTTGCCGGGCCCCACACCCCGCTCGGCCGCACCCTGGAGAGCCTGGCCCGGGTGCGCCCCGACACGGCGGCCGTGGTGCTCCTCTCCGACGGGCGCGACACCGAGCGGCCGGGCGTGCCCCCCGGGGGGCTCCCCTTTCCGGTGTACCCCGTGGTCGCCGGGTCCGGGCCGGTGCAGGATCTCTGGATCGAGGCGGTGGAGACGCCGCCGGTGGCCTTCATCCGCACCCCGGTGGAGGTGCGGGTGCGCCTGGGGCTCTCGGGGCTTGCCCCCGGGCCGGCCGCCGTGACCCTGCTCGAGGGGGGCCGGCCCCTGCGCTCGGAGGTGGCGGAGCTCGGGCCCGAAGGCGCAACGGTGTCGTTGTCCTTCACGCCCACCCGCACCGGGCGCCGGGCGTATCGGGTGGAGGTGACGCCTCGGCCCGGCGAGGCGACGGCCGAGAACAACCGGGCCCAGTTCAGCCTGAACGTGATCCGCGACAAGACGCGGGTGCTGCTGGTGGCCGGCACCCCCACCTGGGACGTGCGGTTCCTCTCCCGGCGGCTGCGGCAGGACCCGGGCATCGACCTCATCACCTTCCTCATCCTGCGCACCCCCCAGGATCTGGCGCTGGTGCCCCAGGACGAGCTCTCCCTCATCCCGTTTCCCACCCAGGAGCTCTTCGGCCAGGAGCTGCCCTCCTTCGACGCGGTGTTCTTCGCCAACTTCGACTACGCCCCTTACGTGCCGCGCCACTTCCTGGACAACCTGGTGCGGTTCGTGCGGGACGACGGCGGCGGCTTCGCCATGCTCGGGGGCGACCGCTCCTTTGCCCTGGGGGGCTACGAGGGGACCCCCCTGGAGGAGATCCTTCCCCTGGACTTCTCGGGTGCCGCCCCCGGGCGGGCCTACCTGCGGGGGCGGTTTCGCCCGCGCCTGACCGACGCGGGGCTGCGCCACCCGCTCTTCCAGTGGCACCCCACCTCCGAGGAAAACCGGGCCCTCTGGAACGCCCTGCCCGAGCTCGACGGCATGAACTGGGTGCTGCGCCCCCGACCCGGGGCCGTGGTGCTGGCCGAGAACCCGGAGGCCCGCACCGAGTACGGTCCCCAACCCCTGGTGGCCCTGGCCGAGGTGGGGGCGGGGCGCACCCTGGCCGTGGCCAGCGACAGCCTGTGGCACTGGGCCCTGCCCCACGCGGGGGCCGGCGGCGAGGACGCCGCCTACCGGGACTTCTGGACCCGGGCCCTGCGCTGGCTCGTCCACGACCCCGAGATGGAGCTGGTGCGCCTGGGGATGCCCCCTAGTCCGGTGCGGGCGGGCCAGGAGCTGCGCCTGCGGGTGCGGGTGCTCGACCGCTCCTACGAGCCGGCGTCGGGTGCCGCCCTCGGCGGAAGCCTCGCCGCGGAGGACGGCCTGCCGATCC
The Thermodesulfobacteriota bacterium genome window above contains:
- a CDS encoding tetratricopeptide repeat protein; the protein is MSRANPAYPGGLGCRGLLARGLGALLVALALGGPARSQETPPQEPPTREVYGLSAADLGLYLGNTLLGAWRVPEARRVVDGLLAEDPGDPNARALEAHVLFFEGRYADALGRLESLGVTGPFRNLVAATAEATRDFRSRTSAHFEVSWGHPKDEVLADAALEALEAAREALVRELGFEPQGRVRLEIYPTTASFTAVSTLTRQEVETSGTIGLCKFDRLMITTPRVTAWGYRWRDTLCHEYVHLALYRLTHGAAPIWVHEGIAKYLEASWRGVLGELEPSGQALLFRRLEAGTLIPLEAMSPSVAKLPSAEDTALAFAQVGTMMSFLEERRGPGALRGLVEELGGGAGDREALETAWGDTFGSFEGAWREWAARLPLEREAVQVIGLELADHGQPLDGEPGAIADPQARDFSRLGDMLRARGRMVAAAAEYRKAYAAAPAAPGIASRHALGLLATERYEAAAQVAAEALRLYPDLPGLWHRKGEALLGLGRFGEAAEALEEVLEINPFHVPARGALLHAARALGDSRLVAREEWALGLLEE
- a CDS encoding MoxR family ATPase — protein: MNQTGSETPADRELVVEAARAHAEVAAEIGKVIVGQRGVVDLLLVALFAGGHGLFIGVPGLAKTLLIRTLADALALDFKRIQFTPDLMPSDITGTEVLEEDHATGRRAFRFVRGPIFTNILLADEINRTSPKTQAALLQAMQEYKVSAAGVDHPLEPPFLVFATQNPIEQEGTYPLPEAQLDRFMFAIEMDYPDASEELEIVRKTTAGPPPALRKVLDPERIRLFREAVPRVPVADAALAYAVRLVRATRPGPEAPKAVQELVSWGAGPRAAQHLVLGAKARALLAGRYAAGPEDVRALVVPALKHRVVPSFRAEAQGVSVAEILAQVVESVSAA
- a CDS encoding DUF58 domain-containing protein, giving the protein MSPLAPMLTRADLFDPVLVARLSRREIPGPPSPYPHRGLHRSARRGASLEFSEHTLYARGDDLRHLDWKFLAKTDRFLVKRYEDERLQRAVLLVDASRSMVYGAENGGLRSSKYHLAARLAAALAACLLRQGDAVGVHLAGGEEGVWLPPRSGSAQLGAVLEVLGGARPAGEAALGTACRGVGERLKRDAAVFVFSDFLDEGEERLEGARLLRARGLAPRVVHLLHAEEVDLPFENTTRFLDLEGPANLVLDPLPLRRAYREEISAFVRGLARQAEALGVPHAFLSGADDPAPALGRLLRRAQRPHRAARR
- a CDS encoding BatA and WFA domain-containing protein produces the protein MDFLRPALLWGLLGIAVPILIHLLGRRRVRTVPIATLRFLERARARASAHLKLRRLLLLLARAAALGCLALLYAGPGCRQGAGPEGPATWVLLLDTSPSMAASRDGRVPLEDGRAALRAILGAAIPGDRFLFATTRDGDPGWHQGFSADPAPVRRRLDEAAIAFGPHRIGAAVETARALLEGLPGGRVALATDLQASAWSERGAGSARGAGAPVQAIDAGLAAPRNAWVAAIDEGEAAVRVQVGASGWPAGEVPRRTVHLALGDERRLTAFLEGTETSFRFEPPPGVYEGEVRLEPGGDLALDDRVAFVGRGRAATRVLLVNGDPWGFEIRDELFFVRRAFAPGTRLAGAFQVREVRLGDLVPADLAEVDAVLFANPGPLGPELVDAVRRRLEEGAGVVVTAGDRWSTYESAQGLEPILAAPVRDVVTLRPDDASRRPFEVLDLAGLAGPAALFRDRAAGDLSGVRVERYWLPEARVGEGVDVWMRLENGAPLLVERRVGRGRTLLLGTTADRDGADLCLQPAFLPWLERVLLHAAGRLRPPLAPWATAGYPLELPYDVPVAVDGPGGRLFWAPGERFVPPVPGVYRIRAGETFLDAFAARIDPAESDLTRLAPEEVEARLGPGAGTAGAAAGAGPFSGRRDVSAWLAAALLGALVLEAVLSGRWRRVRGVGELGLEGGRMKGEG
- a CDS encoding DUF4159 domain-containing protein, with translation MKKTGWSRREVLLALAGGGAGLLAGAGWPGRGEAYGRRDYFTWAQLRYPGSWDPSPRAAERFLEALRRRTSVEPEPRRRVVDVGSPELFALPFLYVGGRGSFPSLGAEAEGWLRRYLEHGGFVLFDDATGVADSGFAQGVAETLGRVLPGRGLEPLPADHTAFQSFYLLRDVPGRKLVRPFLYGIDLEDLTPAVLCPNDLGGAFDGDPLGGYTHPCTPGGERQREMTFRLGVNLAMYALTGNYKKDQVHIPFILKRRQR
- a CDS encoding glutamine amidotransferase produces the protein MTGEGAWVLLNGHPGWIAALAVLGALAVVSGLHSSRGLPPARRALLLGVRLAAVVAVAAAVLRPAREVDLTRAKRSPLAVVLDTSRSMALGPQAPGPALQRWLAEADLGRDLGAFYRVELLGLGDPPPVRDPAEPAEGGTFAGPHTPLGRTLESLARVRPDTAAVVLLSDGRDTERPGVPPGGLPFPVYPVVAGSGPVQDLWIEAVETPPVAFIRTPVEVRVRLGLSGLAPGPAAVTLLEGGRPLRSEVAELGPEGATVSLSFTPTRTGRRAYRVEVTPRPGEATAENNRAQFSLNVIRDKTRVLLVAGTPTWDVRFLSRRLRQDPGIDLITFLILRTPQDLALVPQDELSLIPFPTQELFGQELPSFDAVFFANFDYAPYVPRHFLDNLVRFVRDDGGGFAMLGGDRSFALGGYEGTPLEEILPLDFSGAAPGRAYLRGRFRPRLTDAGLRHPLFQWHPTSEENRALWNALPELDGMNWVLRPRPGAVVLAENPEARTEYGPQPLVALAEVGAGRTLAVASDSLWHWALPHAGAGGEDAAYRDFWTRALRWLVHDPEMELVRLGMPPSPVRAGQELRLRVRVLDRSYEPASGAALGGSLAAEDGLPIPLEWSEQAPGEYASAPVVLPREGLWRVEAQAQAGGAFLGRDAVEFPVEGESPEGLRLGVDRAYLEALAEASGGRAFPLGDRGLIQHLAERGRSQVEVVGRRVEEPWAAGPLLALSVLLFGLDWALRRFWEG